The following proteins come from a genomic window of Proteiniphilum propionicum:
- the recN gene encoding DNA repair protein RecN has translation MLKSLSIQNYALIDSLNITFDSGFSVITGETGAGKSIILGALSLILGQRADARNIKQDETKCVIEGVFNISSYGLKPFFDELDWVYEGDECILRREIWLNGKSRAFVNDSPVYLNDLKGLGDRLIDIHSQHQNLSLNDNLFQLNVVDVLAGTAEESEDYREAFAEYRASEKALNDLREESRRNKEEEDYIRFQYTALTEAALQAGEQELLEQELEAITHSEEIKSALFSVTSNLSGDEQNVETMLRSVRDALQDIDKVYPKAKELALRVESAYIDLKDVREEASRYFEEVEFDPAQQQLLEDRLSTIYELQKKHSVTTVEELINLRNEMALRLKNIDSLDERLTGLEKETERKRETMLAKASQLSKKRQVAAPGIEKGIMERLAYLRMPNTRFRCDFKRRMSPDETGADNVQFLFSSNKNSSLQPVSDIASGGEISRLMLCIKAMIAGATALPTIIFDEIDTGTSGEVADRVGTIMEEMSKKMQVIGITHLPQIASKGHTHFVVYKKETDDAVSTHIKELNREERVNEVARMLSGAEVSSQAVENARVMLGVTD, from the coding sequence ATGTTAAAATCGTTATCAATACAGAATTATGCACTAATCGATTCGCTGAATATTACCTTCGATTCAGGCTTTTCAGTGATTACAGGCGAGACAGGTGCGGGTAAATCCATTATTCTGGGTGCATTGTCTCTTATCCTTGGACAACGTGCCGATGCACGAAATATTAAGCAGGACGAAACAAAGTGTGTAATAGAAGGTGTTTTCAATATATCAAGTTATGGGTTAAAGCCTTTTTTTGATGAACTCGATTGGGTTTACGAAGGTGATGAATGTATATTACGCCGTGAAATTTGGCTGAACGGGAAATCACGTGCATTCGTGAATGATTCGCCTGTCTATCTGAACGATCTGAAAGGATTGGGGGACAGGCTTATCGATATACATTCCCAACATCAGAATCTTTCGTTGAACGATAATCTGTTTCAGTTGAATGTTGTGGATGTGCTTGCCGGTACTGCGGAAGAAAGTGAGGATTACAGGGAAGCGTTTGCTGAATATCGTGCCTCGGAAAAAGCATTGAACGATTTACGGGAGGAGTCCAGAAGAAATAAAGAGGAGGAGGATTACATTAGGTTTCAATACACCGCATTGACAGAGGCTGCTCTGCAAGCAGGGGAGCAGGAACTATTAGAGCAGGAACTCGAGGCTATCACCCATTCCGAAGAGATTAAGTCGGCACTTTTTTCTGTTACTTCTAATCTTTCGGGTGATGAACAGAACGTGGAAACGATGTTGCGTTCGGTAAGAGATGCTCTTCAAGACATAGATAAAGTATATCCCAAAGCTAAGGAGCTTGCGCTGAGAGTAGAGTCGGCATATATCGACCTGAAAGATGTGCGTGAAGAGGCCTCGCGTTATTTTGAGGAGGTGGAGTTTGATCCTGCACAGCAACAACTGCTGGAAGATCGCCTCAGCACCATTTATGAGCTCCAGAAGAAACACTCTGTCACCACGGTAGAAGAGCTGATTAACCTTCGCAATGAAATGGCACTGAGGCTGAAGAATATTGATTCGCTCGATGAACGGCTGACTGGCTTAGAGAAGGAAACAGAGAGAAAAAGGGAGACGATGCTTGCTAAAGCATCGCAGTTGAGCAAAAAGAGGCAGGTGGCGGCACCCGGAATTGAAAAAGGGATTATGGAGAGGCTGGCCTACCTGAGAATGCCCAACACCCGGTTCAGGTGCGACTTCAAGCGCAGAATGAGCCCGGATGAAACGGGTGCGGACAATGTGCAGTTTCTGTTCTCTTCAAATAAAAACAGTTCGTTGCAGCCGGTCTCGGATATTGCTTCAGGGGGAGAGATATCACGACTGATGCTCTGCATAAAGGCGATGATAGCAGGAGCAACCGCGTTGCCAACCATTATTTTTGACGAGATTGACACAGGTACGTCGGGTGAAGTTGCCGACAGGGTGGGAACTATTATGGAAGAGATGAGCAAAAAGATGCAGGTGATAGGCATCACGCATCTGCCGCAAATTGCGTCCAAGGGGCATACACATTTTGTGGTATACAAAAAAGAGACTGACGATGCGGTATCTACACATATAAAAGAGTTGAACAGGGAGGAGCGGGTGAATGAAGTTGCGCGGATGCTGAGTGGTGCTGAGGTATCGAGCCAGGCGGTAGAGAATGCACGGGTGATGCTGGGTGTTACAGATTGA
- the porD gene encoding type IX secretion system protein PorD, whose translation MIKAFWEYLFLGIFCAVGVYPLSAQEVNATVKVNSSAVQGANRQLFVSLENALHTFINGRRWTEAHYGESERIKCSFNLIVTEMLPSGSFRGELYVQSHRTVLNSNRYSPLLNLRDRQFEFDYREYQPLDFDPTFIQGNLTAVIAWYVYLIIGLDLDSRSSLGGTACFRQMEVIATGVQSYGWSGWETSGNNRSRYIMAAAFNDGSQSKYRQMWYDYHSGGLDRMAGDIREGQEKIASSLVLIPLLYKQRPESVLILLFGDAKLHELVDIFSEADLQMKQQVYSVMNEVYPTHRVELNKLR comes from the coding sequence ATGATTAAGGCATTTTGGGAATATCTGTTTTTAGGGATATTCTGTGCGGTAGGTGTATATCCACTCTCCGCGCAGGAGGTGAATGCTACGGTGAAGGTGAACAGCTCTGCTGTTCAGGGGGCAAACAGGCAGCTGTTTGTCTCACTCGAAAATGCGTTGCATACCTTTATTAACGGCAGAAGATGGACTGAAGCCCATTACGGGGAGAGTGAACGGATAAAGTGCTCTTTTAACCTTATCGTCACGGAAATGCTCCCTTCAGGCTCTTTCAGGGGAGAGCTTTATGTGCAGTCGCACCGCACTGTACTAAACAGCAATCGCTATTCTCCTTTGCTTAACCTGCGTGACAGGCAGTTCGAGTTCGATTACAGAGAGTATCAGCCTCTCGACTTCGACCCGACCTTTATTCAGGGAAACCTGACAGCGGTCATAGCATGGTATGTTTATCTTATTATAGGGCTGGACCTCGATTCCAGATCCTCACTTGGAGGCACTGCATGCTTCCGGCAGATGGAGGTGATTGCTACGGGAGTGCAATCCTATGGCTGGAGTGGGTGGGAGACTTCGGGTAACAACCGGAGCCGTTATATCATGGCTGCTGCATTTAATGATGGCTCACAATCAAAATACCGGCAGATGTGGTACGATTATCACAGCGGGGGGCTGGACCGGATGGCCGGTGATATCCGCGAAGGACAGGAGAAAATAGCTTCATCATTAGTGCTTATACCGTTGCTTTACAAACAGAGGCCGGAATCAGTATTGATCCTCCTTTTCGGTGATGCAAAGCTGCATGAGCTTGTGGATATTTTTTCAGAGGCAGATCTACAGATGAAACAGCAGGTTTACAGTGTGATGAACGAGGTCTACCCCACGCATAGAGTGGAGCTTAACAAGTTGAGATAA
- the porE gene encoding PorE family type IX secretion system protein translates to MNPGIISIILIVASLMISCNQVNLSDARSLYLRGEYYAAGEAYRNLYRNTPREQRAMKGVVAFEMAENYRMLNQSARAVTAYGNAIRYEYPDTMLYLHYAQMLHREGQYDEAVEAYHEFLKLMPGHSLGVSGLNGAVSAVAMKRTPARYVVKRMDIFNSPRGEFSPLLANIDETLYFTSSRDDALGGRSPVTGIKYNDLFFSVKNVRGEWQKPKRIETEINGDFDEGTPTITSDGEYMYYTFSLADEEAPTTPEIYYSRRVNGSWTVGQPLKIAENDSLSLFAHPAVSPSGQFLYFVSDMPGGYGGKDIWRAAITESREVLYVENLGPEINSRGNEMFPYVRNDTLLYFSSDGHPGMGGLDLFVANWSGEKGKWEVNNLKPPLNSSADDFGITFEQGAEKGFFSSNRDDARGYDHIYSFEYTDVNTVIEGFVVDCNDEFIPDAVIAVVGSDGSQHQFTTNRQGEYRLKAKRGVEYLFMASAEGFLNQKKSLRTASVEKDTLYYVDFEMVPYNKPVILENILYDFDRAALRPEAIEELSGLIALLNEHTEILVELSAHTDRKGGDDYNRQLSQRRAQSVVDYLAEHNIDRNRLSAVGYGKTQPKRVNKNIASRYDFLNEGDLLSDDFIRRLTPEQQAIADQINRRTEFRVIGLELFSP, encoded by the coding sequence TTGAATCCAGGCATTATATCAATTATCTTGATTGTTGCGTCTCTTATGATTTCCTGTAATCAGGTCAACCTGAGCGATGCAAGGTCGCTTTATCTGCGTGGTGAGTATTATGCCGCGGGAGAGGCTTATAGGAATCTTTACCGGAATACGCCGCGCGAGCAGCGTGCAATGAAGGGGGTTGTAGCGTTTGAGATGGCGGAGAACTATCGAATGCTCAACCAGTCGGCACGTGCTGTTACCGCTTATGGTAATGCCATTCGCTATGAATACCCCGACACGATGCTGTATCTTCACTACGCACAGATGTTGCACAGGGAAGGGCAATACGACGAAGCAGTAGAGGCATACCATGAGTTTTTAAAATTGATGCCTGGCCATTCATTGGGGGTAAGTGGACTTAATGGTGCTGTTTCTGCAGTTGCCATGAAACGGACCCCGGCCAGATATGTGGTAAAAAGGATGGACATTTTCAATTCCCCGCGGGGAGAGTTCAGCCCCTTGCTGGCTAATATCGATGAGACCCTTTATTTTACCTCATCGAGAGACGATGCCCTTGGAGGGAGAAGTCCCGTTACCGGTATAAAGTATAACGATCTCTTTTTCTCTGTGAAGAATGTCCGGGGTGAATGGCAGAAACCTAAACGTATTGAAACTGAAATAAATGGTGATTTCGATGAGGGTACGCCAACTATCACAAGTGACGGGGAATATATGTACTATACATTCAGCCTGGCAGATGAAGAGGCCCCTACTACCCCTGAAATCTATTATTCAAGAAGGGTCAATGGCTCGTGGACTGTGGGTCAGCCTCTTAAAATTGCAGAAAACGATTCTTTGTCGCTTTTTGCACATCCGGCTGTTTCACCATCGGGGCAGTTTCTCTATTTTGTGTCTGATATGCCGGGCGGATATGGGGGAAAAGATATCTGGCGTGCCGCAATCACGGAAAGCCGAGAAGTGCTTTATGTGGAAAACCTTGGTCCGGAAATTAACTCAAGGGGAAATGAGATGTTCCCTTATGTGAGAAACGATACTCTCCTTTACTTCTCTTCCGATGGCCATCCAGGAATGGGGGGACTGGATCTTTTTGTGGCAAACTGGTCGGGAGAGAAGGGAAAATGGGAGGTGAACAACTTGAAGCCGCCGCTAAACTCTTCGGCTGACGACTTTGGAATCACTTTCGAACAGGGAGCGGAGAAAGGCTTTTTCAGTTCTAACCGGGATGATGCACGTGGTTATGACCATATCTATTCTTTTGAATATACGGATGTAAATACCGTTATTGAAGGGTTTGTGGTTGATTGCAATGATGAGTTTATTCCGGATGCTGTAATTGCCGTTGTAGGGAGTGACGGCTCGCAGCACCAATTCACAACTAACCGGCAGGGAGAGTATCGGCTTAAAGCAAAAAGAGGGGTGGAATATCTGTTTATGGCAAGTGCCGAAGGTTTTCTAAATCAAAAAAAAAGCCTTCGGACAGCTTCTGTTGAGAAGGATACACTCTATTATGTGGATTTCGAGATGGTTCCCTATAATAAGCCTGTTATCCTTGAAAATATTCTTTACGACTTCGACCGGGCTGCCCTTCGTCCTGAAGCGATAGAGGAGCTGAGTGGGCTTATAGCTCTGCTGAATGAACATACGGAAATATTGGTTGAGCTTTCGGCACATACTGACAGGAAGGGAGGAGACGACTATAACCGGCAGCTCTCGCAGCGTCGTGCACAGTCGGTAGTAGATTATCTGGCCGAACACAACATAGACAGGAACAGGCTTTCGGCAGTAGGATACGGGAAAACACAACCGAAAAGGGTGAACAAAAATATAGCTTCCAGATATGATTTTCTGAATGAGGGGGATCTCCTTTCTGACGATTTCATAAGGCGACTTACTCCGGAACAGCAGGCTATCGCAGATCAGATTAATCGCCGTACAGAGTTTCGTGTGATTGGCTTGGAGCTCTTTTCTCCTTAG
- a CDS encoding DUF4301 family protein, producing the protein MYSKQDLKQLQEKGIQQAQTDEQLNFFITGFPFLPIVAAASVGKGIMRVSKDEEESFLKTWNDFLKGDKKVTKFVPASGAASRMFKDLFAFVDADYDVPTTSFEKNFFSGLKEFAFFDSLDKTCKEMFGKDAGSLCNEGRYKDVVEALLRPEGLDYGNMPKGLLLFHSYPDENRTPVGEHLFEGTLYAKNADGSVNIHFTVSEEHRQMFEKLVAARKLIYEIKLDTSISVSFSIQKPNTDTIAVDMNNKPFRDEDGALLFRPGGHGALIENLNDIDSDIIFIKNIDNVVPDRLKDNEAHYKRLLAGILVTLQQRAYDYLNRLESGNIVENEMQEMLAFTENELSVSHPGEFASVDELKEYLKRKLDRPFRVCGMVKNVGEPGGGPFIAVNPDGTASPQILESSQIDKDNAGAMEAFKNGSHFNPVDVVCGVKSYNGNKFNLTDFVDRNTGFISYKSKNGKELKALELPGLWNGAMSDWNTIFVEVPISTFNPVKTVNDLLRPEHQ; encoded by the coding sequence ATGTATTCAAAACAAGATTTAAAACAACTGCAGGAGAAGGGGATACAACAGGCTCAAACAGATGAACAGTTGAATTTTTTTATTACCGGGTTTCCTTTCCTGCCCATTGTTGCAGCTGCATCAGTGGGTAAAGGAATCATGAGAGTGAGTAAAGATGAGGAAGAGTCTTTCCTGAAGACCTGGAATGACTTCCTTAAAGGCGACAAGAAGGTTACTAAGTTTGTTCCAGCATCGGGTGCAGCCAGCAGGATGTTCAAAGATCTGTTTGCTTTCGTCGATGCAGATTATGATGTGCCAACAACCTCATTTGAAAAAAACTTTTTCAGCGGTTTAAAAGAGTTTGCATTCTTTGATTCTCTCGATAAGACATGTAAGGAGATGTTCGGCAAAGATGCCGGCTCATTGTGTAACGAGGGACGTTACAAAGATGTGGTGGAAGCCTTGCTTCGTCCCGAAGGATTGGATTATGGTAATATGCCCAAAGGACTTCTCCTGTTTCACAGCTATCCCGATGAAAACCGTACGCCTGTTGGTGAGCATCTTTTTGAAGGAACATTGTATGCCAAAAATGCAGATGGTAGTGTTAATATACATTTTACAGTTTCTGAAGAACATAGGCAGATGTTTGAGAAGCTGGTGGCAGCAAGAAAGTTGATCTACGAAATAAAACTTGACACATCCATCTCTGTATCATTTAGTATTCAGAAACCTAATACTGATACAATAGCTGTTGATATGAACAATAAACCTTTCCGTGACGAGGATGGGGCTCTGCTGTTCAGGCCGGGAGGGCATGGCGCATTGATTGAGAACCTGAACGATATCGATTCAGATATCATCTTTATCAAAAATATTGACAATGTCGTACCCGACAGGTTAAAAGATAATGAAGCACATTATAAAAGGCTTTTGGCAGGCATTCTGGTAACCCTGCAGCAACGTGCTTACGATTATTTGAATAGGTTGGAGTCGGGGAATATTGTTGAAAATGAAATGCAGGAGATGCTGGCCTTCACCGAAAATGAACTCTCTGTCTCTCACCCTGGAGAGTTCGCGTCGGTAGATGAGTTGAAAGAGTATTTGAAAAGGAAGCTCGACCGCCCGTTCCGTGTGTGCGGAATGGTGAAAAATGTCGGTGAACCGGGTGGAGGCCCGTTTATTGCGGTCAATCCCGATGGAACGGCATCACCTCAGATACTGGAAAGCTCTCAGATTGACAAGGATAATGCCGGTGCAATGGAAGCATTCAAAAACGGGTCCCATTTTAATCCCGTGGATGTGGTCTGTGGTGTGAAGAGTTATAACGGGAATAAGTTCAATCTGACAGATTTTGTGGATCGGAATACAGGTTTTATATCTTACAAATCGAAGAACGGAAAAGAGCTGAAGGCTCTTGAGTTGCCGGGGTTATGGAACGGGGCCATGAGCGACTGGAACACGATCTTCGTGGAGGTACCTATCAGCACTTTTAACCCGGTGAAAACGGTGAACGACCTTCTCAGGCCCGAACATCAGTAA
- the dnaK gene encoding molecular chaperone DnaK, whose amino-acid sequence MGKIIGIDLGTTNSCVSVMEGNEPVVIPNNEGKRTTPSVVAFMDNGERKVGDPAKRQAITNPNHTVSSIKTFMGETFDQVQKEIGRVPYKVVRGDNNTPRVDINGHLYSAQEISAIVLQKMKKTAEDHLGQEVKEAVITVPAYFSDAQRQATKEAGEIAGLTVRRIVNEPTAAALAYGLDKQNKDSKIAVFDLGGGTFDISILELGDGVFEVKSTNGNTHLGGDDFDHRIIDWLAEEFMNDEGVDLRKDPMALQRLKEAAEKAKIELSSATTTEINLPYIMPVNGIPKHLVKTLTRAKFEQLIDDLLQKCTEPCKTAMKDAGLSNSDIDEVILVGGSTRIPAVQDMVEKLFGKKPHKGVNPDEVVAIGAAIQGAVLTGEVKDVLLLDVTPLSLGIETLGGVMTRLIDANTTIPTKKSEVFSTAADNQPSVQINVLQGERSMARDNKQIGVFNLDGIPPSPRGVPQIEVTFDIDANGILSVSAKDKATGKEQRIRIEASSGLSDDEIKRMKEEAAANAEADKKEKERIDKLNHADSTIFQTEKQLKDLGDKIPADKKAPIEAALNKLKEAHKAQNLDGIDAATNELNTAFQAASQEMYNATNAQAGAQPGADAGQQSSQGTSQSSNDDVTDVDFEEVK is encoded by the coding sequence ATGGGAAAAATAATTGGAATTGACTTAGGAACAACCAATTCGTGCGTTTCTGTAATGGAAGGGAACGAGCCTGTTGTAATTCCTAATAATGAAGGCAAACGCACTACACCATCGGTAGTTGCATTTATGGATAACGGAGAACGCAAAGTTGGTGATCCTGCCAAACGTCAGGCCATCACCAATCCCAATCATACGGTATCTTCCATTAAAACATTCATGGGAGAGACATTCGACCAGGTACAAAAAGAGATAGGGCGCGTACCTTATAAAGTTGTACGTGGTGATAACAACACCCCTCGTGTTGATATCAACGGACATCTTTATTCCGCACAGGAGATATCGGCAATCGTCCTGCAAAAAATGAAAAAAACAGCCGAAGACCACTTAGGACAGGAGGTAAAAGAAGCAGTGATCACGGTGCCCGCATATTTTAGCGATGCACAGCGCCAGGCAACCAAAGAGGCAGGTGAAATTGCCGGGCTCACCGTTCGCCGTATCGTGAACGAGCCTACTGCAGCAGCCCTCGCATACGGTCTGGACAAACAGAACAAAGATTCTAAAATAGCCGTATTCGACCTTGGTGGAGGTACTTTCGATATATCTATTCTGGAATTGGGAGATGGCGTTTTTGAAGTAAAATCAACCAATGGCAATACACACCTTGGAGGTGACGACTTCGACCACCGTATCATCGACTGGCTCGCAGAAGAGTTTATGAATGATGAAGGCGTGGATCTGCGTAAGGACCCTATGGCTCTGCAACGCCTGAAAGAGGCTGCTGAAAAAGCCAAGATCGAGCTCTCCAGCGCCACAACAACCGAAATAAACCTCCCTTACATTATGCCAGTGAACGGCATTCCGAAGCACCTGGTAAAAACGCTCACTCGGGCTAAATTTGAACAGCTGATAGATGATCTGCTGCAAAAATGCACCGAGCCATGTAAGACCGCAATGAAAGATGCCGGCCTATCAAATTCCGATATTGATGAGGTTATACTTGTGGGCGGTTCAACCCGCATCCCTGCCGTTCAGGATATGGTTGAAAAACTTTTCGGCAAAAAACCGCATAAGGGAGTAAACCCAGATGAGGTGGTTGCTATTGGAGCAGCTATACAAGGTGCCGTACTTACCGGAGAGGTAAAGGATGTGCTTCTACTTGATGTAACCCCGCTTTCACTCGGAATTGAGACACTTGGTGGCGTAATGACCAGGCTGATTGATGCAAACACCACCATCCCTACAAAGAAGAGTGAGGTGTTCTCCACAGCAGCCGACAATCAGCCCTCAGTTCAGATTAACGTATTGCAGGGTGAACGGTCAATGGCGCGCGACAACAAACAAATTGGTGTGTTCAACCTCGATGGCATTCCACCATCTCCGCGAGGTGTACCTCAGATTGAGGTAACATTCGATATCGATGCAAACGGTATTCTTAGCGTATCGGCTAAAGACAAGGCAACCGGCAAAGAGCAGAGGATCAGGATAGAGGCTTCTTCGGGACTGAGCGATGATGAAATCAAACGAATGAAGGAGGAGGCAGCTGCCAATGCTGAAGCCGACAAGAAAGAAAAAGAGCGCATAGATAAACTGAATCATGCCGACTCAACCATCTTCCAGACCGAGAAACAGCTGAAAGATCTGGGTGACAAGATACCCGCAGACAAAAAAGCGCCAATCGAAGCGGCTCTCAACAAGCTGAAAGAGGCTCACAAAGCACAGAACCTTGATGGTATAGACGCCGCTACAAATGAGTTAAACACGGCATTCCAGGCCGCATCGCAGGAGATGTACAATGCAACCAACGCGCAGGCAGGGGCTCAACCCGGTGCAGATGCAGGACAACAGTCGTCACAGGGAACCAGCCAATCCTCCAACGATGATGTCACCGATGTTGACTTTGAAGAAGTCAAATAG